In the genome of Christensenella timonensis, one region contains:
- the tet(W) gene encoding tetracycline resistance ribosomal protection protein Tet(W) — MKIINIGILAHVDAGKTTLTESLLYASGAISEPGSVEKGTTRTDTMFLERQRGITIQAAVTSFQWHRCKVNIVDTPGHMDFLAEVYRSLAVLDGAILVISAKDGVQAQTRILFHALRKMNIPTVIFINKIDQAGVDLQSVVQSVRDKLSADIIIKQTVSLSPEIVLEENTDIEAWDAVIENNDKLLEKYIAGEPISREKLVREEQRRVQDASLFPVYYGSAKKGLGIQPLMDAVTGLFQPIGEQGSAALCGSVFKVEYTDCGQRRVYLRLYSGTLRLRDTVALAGREKLKITEMRIPSKGEIVRTDTAYPGEIVILPSDSVRLNDVLGDPTRLPRKRWREDPLPMLRTSIAPKTAAQRERLLDALTQLADTDPLLRCEVDSITHEIILSFLGRVQLEVVSALLSEKYKLETVVKEPTVIYMERPLKAASHTIHIEVPPNPFWASIGLSVTPLPLGSGVQYESRVSLGYLNQSFQNAVRDGIRYGLEQGLFGWNVTDCKICFEYGLYYSPVSTPADFRSLAPIVLEQALKESGTQLLEPYLSFILYAPQEYLSRAYHDAPKYCATIETVQEKKDEVVFTGEIPARCIQAYRTDLAFYTNGQSVCLTELKGYQAAVGKPVIQPRRPNSRLDKVRHMFQKVM, encoded by the coding sequence ATGAAAATAATCAATATTGGAATTCTTGCCCATGTAGACGCTGGAAAGACGACCTTGACGGAGAGCCTGCTATATGCCAGCGGAGCCATTTCAGAACCGGGGAGCGTCGAAAAAGGGACAACGAGGACGGACACCATGTTTTTGGAGCGGCAGCGTGGGATTACCATTCAAGCGGCAGTCACTTCCTTCCAGTGGCACAGATGTAAAGTTAACATTGTGGATACGCCCGGCCACATGGATTTTTTGGCGGAGGTGTACCGCTCTTTGGCTGTTTTAGATGGGGCCATCTTGGTGATCTCCGCTAAAGATGGCGTGCAGGCCCAGACCCGTATTCTGTTCCATGCCCTGCGGAAAATGAACATTCCCACCGTTATCTTTATCAACAAGATCGACCAGGCTGGCGTTGATTTGCAGAGCGTGGTTCAGTCTGTTCGGGATAAGCTCTCCGCCGATATTATCATCAAGCAGACGGTGTCGCTGTCCCCGGAAATAGTCCTGGAGGAAAATACCGACATAGAAGCATGGGATGCGGTCATCGAAAATAACGATAAATTATTGGAAAAGTATATCGCAGGAGAACCAATCAGCCGGGAAAAACTTGTGCGGGAGGAACAGCGGCGGGTTCAAGACGCCTCCCTGTTCCCGGTCTATTATGGCAGCGCCAAAAAGGGCCTTGGCATTCAACCGTTGATGGATGCGGTGACAGGGCTGTTCCAACCGATTGGGGAACAGGGGAGCGCCGCCCTATGCGGCAGCGTTTTCAAGGTGGAGTATACAGATTGCGGCCAGCGGCGTGTCTATCTACGGCTATACAGCGGAACGCTGCGCCTGCGGGATACGGTGGCCCTGGCCGGGAGAGAAAAGCTGAAAATCACAGAGATGCGTATTCCATCCAAAGGGGAAATTGTTCGGACAGACACCGCTTATCCGGGTGAAATTGTTATCCTTCCCAGCGACAGCGTGAGGTTAAACGATGTATTAGGGGACCCAACCCGGCTCCCTCGTAAAAGGTGGCGTGAGGACCCCCTCCCCATGCTGCGGACGTCGATTGCGCCGAAAACGGCAGCGCAAAGAGAACGGCTGCTGGACGCTCTTACGCAACTTGCGGATACTGACCCGCTTTTGCGTTGCGAAGTGGATTCCATCACCCATGAGATCATTCTTTCTTTTTTGGGCCGGGTGCAGTTGGAGGTTGTTTCCGCTTTGCTGTCGGAAAAATACAAGCTTGAAACAGTGGTAAAGGAACCCACCGTCATTTATATGGAGCGGCCGCTCAAAGCAGCCAGCCACACCATCCATATCGAGGTGCCGCCCAACCCGTTTTGGGCATCCATCGGACTGTCTGTTACACCACTCCCGCTTGGCTCCGGTGTACAATACGAGAGCCGGGTTTCGCTGGGATACTTGAACCAGAGTTTTCAAAACGCTGTCAGGGATGGTATCCGTTACGGGCTGGAGCAGGGCTTGTTCGGCTGGAACGTAACGGACTGTAAGATTTGCTTTGAATACGGGCTTTATTACAGTCCGGTCAGCACGCCGGCGGACTTCCGCTCATTGGCCCCGATTGTATTGGAACAGGCATTGAAGGAATCGGGGACGCAGCTGCTGGAACCTTATCTCTCCTTCATCCTCTATGCGCCCCAGGAATACCTTTCCAGGGCTTATCATGATGCACCGAAATACTGTGCCACCATCGAAACGGTCCAGGAAAAAAAGGATGAAGTTGTCTTTACTGGCGAGATTCCCGCCCGCTGTATACAGGCATACCGTACTGATCTGGCCTTTTACACCAACGGGCAGAGCGTATGCCTTACAGAACTGAAAGGGTATCAGGCCGCTGTCGGCAAGCCAGTCATCCAGCCCCGCCGTCCAAACAGCCGCCTGGACAAGGTGCGCCATATGTTTCAGAAGGTAATGTAA
- a CDS encoding class I SAM-dependent methyltransferase has product MEYSKEDLMEAKKQIWGVGENMGTEESKKIWEENAQFWDNAMGDESNEFHREVVRPKVTELLSPNPADYILDIACGNGNYSSYLAQRGASVVAFDYSKKMIELAKRRQSQYAKQIEFCVADATDRKSILELKRNRAFTKAVSNMAIMDITDIEPLLMAVYELLQESGIFVFATQHPCFVTLTEKYMTPHSYYDIAIEGQPKEQIYYHRSIQDIFNLCFRAGFVIDGFYEECFKTNKEIPMVMIVRLKKVKRDSLK; this is encoded by the coding sequence ATGGAATATAGTAAGGAAGATTTAATGGAAGCAAAAAAGCAAATTTGGGGAGTGGGAGAGAACATGGGAACAGAGGAAAGTAAAAAAATCTGGGAGGAGAACGCACAATTTTGGGATAATGCAATGGGTGACGAATCTAATGAATTTCACAGAGAGGTAGTGCGTCCCAAAGTAACGGAACTTCTATCTCCTAATCCTGCGGATTACATTTTGGATATTGCGTGTGGCAATGGAAATTATTCTTCGTATCTTGCACAAAGAGGCGCTTCGGTTGTCGCTTTTGATTACAGCAAAAAAATGATAGAATTGGCTAAAAGACGGCAATCACAATATGCAAAACAAATTGAATTTTGTGTGGCGGATGCGACCGATAGAAAAAGTATATTAGAATTAAAAAGAAATCGAGCCTTTACGAAAGCAGTTTCTAATATGGCAATTATGGATATTACGGACATTGAACCACTTCTTATGGCTGTTTATGAACTGTTGCAGGAAAGCGGAATTTTTGTCTTTGCAACGCAACACCCTTGTTTTGTCACGTTGACTGAAAAATATATGACACCGCACAGTTACTATGATATAGCGATTGAAGGGCAACCGAAAGAGCAGATTTATTATCATCGTTCCATACAAGATATTTTTAACCTTTGTTTTAGAGCTGGATTTGTCATTGATGGATTTTATGAAGAATGTTTTAAAACCAACAAAGAAATTCCTATGGTAATGATAGTAAGGCTTAAGAAGGTAAAACGTGATAGCTTAAAATAA
- a CDS encoding recombinase family protein produces MKLQRPGFTEMMDAVESGAVKTVVTKDLSRLGRNYLQVGLFLNLF; encoded by the coding sequence GTGAAACTCCAGCGGCCCGGCTTCACCGAGATGATGGACGCTGTGGAGAGCGGCGCGGTCAAGACGGTCGTGACGAAAGACCTCTCACGCCTGGGACGGAATTATCTGCAAGTGGGCCTATTTCTGAATTTATTTTAA
- the tet(40) gene encoding tetracycline efflux MFS transporter Tet(40), protein MFAKNSKAYSVYLLFRFVFSLAVSMSTVLSIVYQLEVVQLDAFQLVLVGTVLETSCFLFEIPTGVVADLYSRRRSVLIGMFLYGLGFLMEGALPWFAPVLLAQVVWGCGDTFITGALEAWIASEEEDKPIDKVFLRGSQMGQIGGVLGVVLGTLLGNINLQMPVILGGSLCLLLGLVLVRIMPETNFSPAIEERQGLLKDFVCLFKLNLGFVKGSPVLLALLAITLCGGLASEGFDRLSTAHFLDDTVIPVIGPLNSVTWFGVISLIGSGLGILASQLLIARMEKKGTVSRTSVVMSTSAGYILCLVLFAVGRSFWFMLLMFLLAGLMRTIKEPVLAAWMNDHVDEKMRATVFSTSGQLDSFGQIIGGPIVGLVAQQVSIPWGLVCTAFLLLPALFLVPVAGKKRD, encoded by the coding sequence ATGTTTGCTAAAAATTCAAAGGCATATTCTGTCTACCTGCTGTTCCGATTTGTCTTTTCCCTGGCGGTTTCTATGTCCACAGTGCTTTCCATCGTGTACCAACTGGAGGTGGTGCAGCTGGATGCTTTCCAGCTTGTCCTGGTAGGGACGGTTCTGGAGACCTCCTGCTTTCTGTTCGAGATACCCACCGGTGTGGTGGCGGATTTGTATAGCCGTCGGCGCTCGGTGCTGATTGGAATGTTCCTCTACGGCCTGGGCTTTCTGATGGAGGGTGCGCTACCGTGGTTCGCGCCGGTTCTGCTGGCCCAGGTTGTCTGGGGTTGCGGTGATACCTTCATCACCGGCGCTCTGGAGGCGTGGATTGCCTCGGAGGAAGAGGACAAACCCATAGACAAGGTGTTCCTGCGGGGCAGTCAAATGGGGCAAATCGGCGGCGTTCTGGGCGTGGTGCTGGGCACACTGCTGGGAAACATAAACCTGCAAATGCCTGTCATCTTGGGGGGCAGTTTGTGCTTGTTGTTGGGGCTGGTGTTGGTTCGCATCATGCCAGAAACCAACTTCTCCCCTGCTATTGAGGAACGGCAGGGCTTGCTTAAAGACTTTGTCTGCCTGTTCAAGCTCAACCTGGGCTTTGTGAAAGGCTCACCTGTGTTGCTGGCGCTCTTAGCAATCACACTATGCGGGGGACTTGCCAGTGAAGGCTTTGACCGGCTCTCCACCGCTCATTTTCTGGATGACACGGTAATACCCGTTATCGGGCCGCTGAACAGCGTCACTTGGTTCGGTGTTATCAGTCTTATCGGCAGCGGCTTAGGTATTCTGGCTTCTCAGTTGCTCATCGCCCGCATGGAGAAAAAAGGGACTGTCAGCCGAACCAGTGTGGTCATGTCCACCAGCGCCGGGTATATCCTGTGCCTGGTTCTCTTCGCGGTGGGGCGGAGCTTTTGGTTCATGTTGTTGATGTTCCTGCTGGCGGGGCTTATGCGCACCATCAAGGAGCCTGTGCTGGCCGCCTGGATGAACGACCATGTGGATGAGAAAATGCGCGCCACAGTCTTTTCCACCAGCGGACAGCTGGACTCTTTCGGGCAGATCATCGGCGGGCCTATTGTGGGGCTGGTAGCCCAGCAGGTGTCCATACCCTGGGGGCTGGTCTGTACCGCTTTCCTGCTGTTGCCCGCGCTGTTCTTAGTGCCGGTGGCGGGAAAGAAGCGGGATTGA
- a CDS encoding GH25 family lysozyme — MEVRGIDVSHWQGAIDWAKVKASGIQFAIIKSGGSDAGFYTDPRWEENYRNAKANGIAVGAYYFVGPGCTSAADGKADAERFLAQLKGKQLEYPVFIDLEATAPSAKAGATEATIAFCRALEAAGYFAGIYSSTDSGFRERLDDSKLTPFTHWVAQYASKCTYCGAYGIWQYSSTGSVNGISGNVDMDISYIDYPSTIKTGGFNGFAKQQAPAPTPAPAPARKSVDEIAHEVLSGSWGNGDDRKNRLAAAGYSYDAVQTRVNELMGAHSQPQVIYYTVRSGDTLSAIARKYGTSVGTIQKLNPTLIRNVNLIQVGWKIRVK; from the coding sequence ATGGAAGTCAGAGGAATTGACGTCAGTCACTGGCAGGGAGCCATTGACTGGGCAAAAGTAAAAGCGTCCGGTATTCAGTTTGCGATTATCAAGTCTGGTGGATCCGATGCTGGATTCTATACAGATCCCAGATGGGAAGAAAACTATAGAAACGCCAAGGCAAATGGAATCGCTGTCGGAGCATATTATTTTGTCGGGCCTGGCTGCACTTCCGCAGCAGACGGAAAGGCAGATGCAGAACGCTTCCTTGCACAGCTCAAGGGAAAGCAGCTCGAATATCCTGTCTTTATTGATCTGGAAGCCACTGCTCCTTCTGCCAAGGCAGGCGCTACGGAAGCTACGATTGCATTCTGCCGAGCACTGGAAGCGGCTGGATATTTTGCAGGGATTTACAGCTCCACCGATTCCGGCTTCCGTGAGAGACTGGATGATTCCAAGCTCACGCCATTCACACATTGGGTCGCTCAGTATGCTTCCAAATGTACCTATTGCGGGGCTTACGGGATCTGGCAGTATTCTTCCACCGGCTCAGTAAACGGCATCAGCGGAAACGTCGATATGGATATTTCCTACATCGACTATCCGTCCACTATTAAGACCGGTGGATTCAACGGGTTTGCAAAGCAGCAGGCTCCTGCTCCCACTCCGGCACCAGCGCCGGCAAGAAAGAGCGTGGATGAAATCGCGCATGAAGTTCTGAGCGGTTCATGGGGAAACGGAGACGACAGGAAGAACCGTCTTGCTGCCGCTGGATACAGCTATGACGCTGTTCAGACCAGAGTAAATGAGCTGATGGGGGCCCATAGCCAGCCGCAGGTGATCTATTACACCGTGCGTTCCGGTGATACGCTCTCTGCCATTGCAAGGAAGTACGGCACATCTGTCGGCACAATCCAGAAGCTCAATCCTACGCTGATCCGAAATGTGAACCTGATCCAGGTTGGATGGAAAATCCGCGTAAAGTAA
- a CDS encoding phage holin family protein — protein MDFGIASVAAITVIAYLVGIGCKAAGSVKDELIPVICGCVGAVLGIAGLYLMPDFPAKDIINALAVGIVSGLAATGVNQIYKQLTKTNQ, from the coding sequence ATGGACTTTGGAATCGCTAGTGTGGCAGCAATCACGGTGATCGCCTATCTCGTCGGTATCGGCTGCAAGGCGGCTGGCTCCGTGAAGGATGAGCTGATCCCGGTGATCTGCGGTTGCGTCGGTGCCGTGCTCGGAATCGCCGGGCTGTATCTCATGCCGGACTTCCCAGCCAAGGATATCATCAACGCCCTCGCAGTCGGCATCGTGTCTGGTCTTGCAGCGACTGGTGTGAACCAGATCTACAAGCAGCTGACAAAGACCAATCAGTGA